In one Chiloscyllium punctatum isolate Juve2018m chromosome 17, sChiPun1.3, whole genome shotgun sequence genomic region, the following are encoded:
- the ran gene encoding GTP-binding nuclear protein Ran has product MSDQGEPKIEFKLVLVGDGGTGKTTFVKRHMTGEFEKKYVATLGVEVHPIEFFTNRGGIKFNVWDTAGQEKFGGLRDGYYIQAQCAIIMFDVTSRVTYKNVPNWHRDLVRVCENIPIVLCGNKVDIKDRKVKAKSIVFHRKKNLQYYDISAKSNYNFEKPFLWLARKLIGDPNLEFVAMPALAPPEVQMDPLLAAQYEQDLKNAQSTALPDEDDDL; this is encoded by the exons atgAGTGACCAAGGAGAACCTAAAATTGAATTCAAG CTTGTACTTGTTGGAGATGGTGGTACTGGGAAAACTACTTTTGTGAAGCGCCACATGACTGGCGAGTTTGAAAAGAAGTATGTAG CAACTTTGGGTGTTGAAGTTCACCCAATTGAGTTCTTTACTAACAGAGGTGGCATTAAATTTAATGTTTGGGATACTGCTGGTCAGGAGAAATTTGGTGGTCTCCGTGATGGTTATTACATTCAGG CTCAATGTGCCATTATTATGTTTGATGTAACCTCACGAGTGACGTACAAGAATGTGCCTAACTGGCATAGAGACTTGGTGCGAGTGTGTGAAAACATccccattgtgttgtgtggcaacAAAGTTGATATTAAAGACAGAAAAGTGAAGGCAAAATCTATTGTCTTCCACAGGAAGAAAAATCTTCAG TACTATGACATTTCTGCCAAAAGTAATTACAACTTCGAGAAGCCATTTCTGTGGCTTGCCAGAAAGCTGATTGGAGATCCCAATTTGGAGTTTGTTGCTATGCCAGCTTTGGCACCACCAGAGGTTCAGATGGACCCTCTATTAGCAGCACAGTACGAGCAAGACCTGAAG AATGCTCAGAGCACTGCTTTGCCAGATGAAGATGACGACCTGTAA